The Xanthomonas indica sequence GAAGATGCTGCAGGAGGGGATCCTGTGAAGCGCGGATGCATCGAGCGCAGCGCCGGCAACCCGATCCCGCAGGTGTGGGCGGCCGATACCTGGTGGTCGCGCGCGCGCGGGCTGCTGGCGCGCCCGGCGCTGGCCGAGGATGGATCGGAAGCTTTGCTGATCCGGCCCTGCGCCAGCGTGCATACCATCGGCATGGGCTATCCGCTGGATCTGGTGTTCCTGGGTCACGATGATGTGGTGCTGGAGTGGCGCGAGAACGTCAGGCCGTATCGCACCGCGATGTGCCGGCGCGCCGCGGCCACCATCGAGTTCCATGGCGGTGCGCTGGACCGCCTGCAACCGCAACGCGGCGAACACTGGCACTGGCGTGCAACCGCGCCGGTGCCATCCTATTCGGGAGCCCGGTCATGAAAGCACGCGTACGCGCTCTGCGCAGCCGCTCGTCCATGCGCGGCCAATCCATGGTGGAACTGGTGATCATCACACCGGTGCTGCTGTTCCTGTTGCTTGCCGTCATCCAGGCCGTGCTGCTGTACCGCATGAAGTCCACGCTCGACTATGCCGCGCTGATGGCGGCGCGCGCGGGCGCGGTCAGCGGGGTGGACCGCATGGAGATGCGCAAGGGCTTCGCCAAGGGCATGATGCCGCTGTATGCCAACGACACGGGTCAAGCCGCGGTTGAAGTGGCATACGCCAAGGCGTTCGCCGACCTCACGCTGCATGGCCGCATCACGGTCATCAATCCGACGCGCGCCGCGTGGAGCAACTTCCGCGAACGCCAGTACAACGGTCAGTATGCGTTGCCCAACGACACGCTCGCGTATCGCAGCGATGCGGTCGGCAGCAGTGGCGTCAATGTGCAGGACGCCAACATCCTCAAGATCAAGGTGGTCTACGACGCGCCGCTGGTGGTTCCTTTTGTCGACTGGGTGTTGGGCGGAAAATCCCAGTACCTGAAGCCAGGCACGTTCGAATCGTCTCCGCTGCAGCCATTCACCAGGCGCTTGCCGATCGAGAGCTACGCCATCGTGCGCATGCAGTCGCCGATCTATACGCAGGGCAATCTGGACAAGTGATGCGTCGACAGACACGGCTGACGTGCGTGGTGGCGCTGTGCCAGGCATTTGC is a genomic window containing:
- a CDS encoding DUF192 domain-containing protein, with the protein product MKRGCIERSAGNPIPQVWAADTWWSRARGLLARPALAEDGSEALLIRPCASVHTIGMGYPLDLVFLGHDDVVLEWRENVRPYRTAMCRRAAATIEFHGGALDRLQPQRGEHWHWRATAPVPSYSGARS
- a CDS encoding TadE family protein, giving the protein MKARVRALRSRSSMRGQSMVELVIITPVLLFLLLAVIQAVLLYRMKSTLDYAALMAARAGAVSGVDRMEMRKGFAKGMMPLYANDTGQAAVEVAYAKAFADLTLHGRITVINPTRAAWSNFRERQYNGQYALPNDTLAYRSDAVGSSGVNVQDANILKIKVVYDAPLVVPFVDWVLGGKSQYLKPGTFESSPLQPFTRRLPIESYAIVRMQSPIYTQGNLDK